The following proteins are encoded in a genomic region of Thiomonas sp. X19:
- a CDS encoding energy transducer TonB produces the protein MSAVLQHAPQHWREPHDGQRWPLAAGAALLLEVVIVGALLWLADHASAPPPPAPMQIVLDAPKPAPQTVAPPTPRPPVPKPLPKPTPKPVVKPRPRPVLHKVAPKPAQPPPPPPVATPKLEAPPAPVPDTKPAMPVAAPTPPAPPQPPAPPAPDAASIKAGFEAALRSAIQAAVRYPQAARLMRLSGKTLVGFDFRDGVVSHLRVVTSSGAGPLDHAALDAVRNAPYPATPRVLQGKAMAFTIWVRFHLNDQ, from the coding sequence ATGAGCGCCGTGCTGCAGCACGCCCCGCAGCATTGGCGTGAGCCGCATGACGGGCAGCGCTGGCCGCTGGCGGCGGGCGCTGCGCTGCTGCTGGAGGTTGTCATCGTCGGTGCTCTGCTCTGGCTGGCCGACCATGCATCGGCGCCACCACCGCCTGCGCCGATGCAAATCGTGCTCGACGCCCCGAAGCCGGCGCCCCAAACGGTCGCTCCGCCAACGCCCAGGCCGCCCGTGCCCAAGCCGCTGCCGAAGCCCACCCCCAAACCCGTCGTCAAGCCGCGGCCCAGGCCGGTCCTCCACAAGGTCGCCCCCAAACCCGCGCAGCCGCCGCCACCGCCGCCGGTGGCGACGCCGAAGCTGGAGGCCCCGCCCGCACCGGTGCCCGACACCAAGCCGGCCATGCCGGTGGCGGCGCCCACACCGCCTGCTCCGCCGCAACCGCCGGCACCCCCGGCACCCGACGCCGCCTCGATCAAGGCCGGCTTCGAGGCCGCGTTGCGCAGCGCCATCCAGGCGGCGGTGCGCTATCCGCAAGCCGCGCGCCTGATGCGGCTCTCCGGCAAGACGCTGGTGGGTTTCGATTTCCGCGACGGCGTGGTCAGCCACTTGCGCGTGGTCACGTCCAGCGGTGCCGGCCCGCTGGACCACGCCGCGCTCGATGCCGTGCGCAACGCCCCCTATCCCGCCACACCCCGTGTGCTGCAAGGCAAAGCCATGGCCTTCACCATTTGGGTGCGGTTTCACCTGAACGATCAATGA
- a CDS encoding COG4280 domain-containing protein, with translation MNATQWGGMTAVFLASAVEWVEAFTIVLAVALSIGWARAAGAAAAALAVVAALIAVTGAGLNVVQADINIIRAAIGLFLLLFGLRWYVKAIRRYAGRTKLHDEAKEFAETREKIDHAEARVAWAVAFKGVLLEGLEVWLLVVALGRSISYGQAAGSAVAALLAVIAVGLVLRKPLTKVPENTLKFTVACALLAFGTFWSLGGLLDEAKVWPLGDATLLLLFTVYAVAGRLSAFKLRVPQLATQGART, from the coding sequence ATGAATGCAACCCAATGGGGCGGGATGACCGCCGTCTTCCTGGCCTCCGCCGTCGAGTGGGTGGAGGCCTTCACCATCGTGCTGGCGGTGGCGCTGTCCATCGGCTGGGCACGCGCCGCCGGAGCCGCCGCTGCGGCCTTGGCCGTGGTCGCAGCGCTCATCGCCGTGACCGGCGCGGGGCTGAACGTGGTGCAGGCCGACATCAACATCATCCGCGCCGCCATCGGCCTGTTCCTGCTGCTGTTCGGCCTGCGCTGGTATGTGAAGGCCATCCGCCGCTACGCCGGTCGCACCAAGCTGCACGACGAAGCGAAAGAGTTCGCCGAAACGCGCGAAAAGATCGACCACGCCGAAGCCCGCGTCGCCTGGGCGGTGGCCTTCAAAGGCGTGCTGCTCGAAGGCCTGGAGGTATGGCTGCTGGTCGTGGCCCTGGGCCGCTCCATCAGCTACGGCCAGGCCGCTGGCAGCGCCGTGGCCGCGCTGCTGGCCGTCATCGCCGTGGGTCTGGTGCTGCGCAAGCCGCTGACCAAAGTGCCGGAGAACACCCTCAAGTTCACCGTCGCCTGCGCCCTGCTGGCCTTCGGCACCTTCTGGAGCCTGGGCGGCCTGCTCGATGAAGCCAAGGTCTGGCCCCTGGGCGACGCCACGCTCTTGCTGCTGTTCACGGTCTATGCGGTGGCCGGGCGGCTGTCCGCCTTCAAGTTACGCGTGCCGCAACTCGCCACGCAAGGAGCGCGCACATGA
- a CDS encoding ABC transporter ATP-binding protein: protein MTLLHIDSARKRFGATIALHDVSLQLQEGEILCLLGPSGSGKTTLLRLVAGLERLDGGSMRLGATVVDAADGPFLPPEQRQLGMVFQDYALWPHLSALDNVALPLHRLGREPSRARARAMLADVGLADLADRHPHALSGGQQQRVALARALAVRPRLLLCDEPLSNLDAGLREELRDLIGSVVREHGISALYITHDHREALALADRVGVMAQGRLLQLSAPRDLLRQPATAFVARFTGALGAWPVRLQAGRLQAPWGEVAASTAQAEQPDGEYTLYLRASALHLPHAHLNVDTPCWSAQARVLGHLTVGEHAELRIDLSGVPLRLPVPDALPDALRHAAGSTITLRIAAAQALLYPATTTTTTEELAV, encoded by the coding sequence ATGACCCTGCTGCACATCGACTCCGCGCGCAAGCGCTTCGGCGCGACCATCGCGCTGCACGACGTCAGCCTGCAATTGCAGGAAGGCGAAATCCTCTGCCTGCTCGGCCCTTCCGGGTCGGGCAAGACCACGCTGCTGCGCCTGGTCGCCGGGCTGGAGCGGCTGGACGGCGGCAGCATGCGCCTGGGCGCCACCGTGGTGGACGCGGCGGACGGCCCCTTCCTGCCGCCGGAACAGCGGCAACTGGGCATGGTGTTTCAGGACTACGCGCTGTGGCCCCACCTGAGCGCCCTGGACAACGTCGCGCTGCCTTTGCATCGCCTGGGGCGCGAGCCATCGCGCGCACGCGCCCGTGCCATGCTGGCCGATGTGGGGCTGGCCGACCTGGCTGACCGCCATCCGCATGCCCTGTCGGGCGGGCAGCAGCAGCGCGTGGCGCTGGCGCGTGCGCTGGCGGTGCGACCCCGGCTCTTGCTGTGCGACGAGCCACTGTCCAACCTCGACGCGGGCTTGCGTGAGGAGCTGCGCGACCTGATTGGCAGCGTGGTGCGCGAGCACGGCATCAGCGCCCTCTACATCACCCACGACCACCGCGAGGCGCTGGCCCTGGCCGACCGCGTGGGCGTGATGGCGCAAGGCCGCCTGCTGCAACTGAGCGCCCCGCGCGACCTGCTGCGCCAGCCCGCCACGGCGTTTGTGGCGCGCTTCACCGGCGCGCTTGGAGCCTGGCCGGTGCGCCTGCAGGCGGGCCGTCTGCAGGCGCCCTGGGGCGAGGTGGCTGCAAGCACCGCTCAGGCGGAGCAGCCCGACGGCGAATACACCCTCTACCTGCGCGCCTCGGCGCTGCATCTGCCACACGCCCACTTGAATGTCGACACACCGTGCTGGTCAGCGCAGGCGCGCGTGCTCGGCCACCTCACCGTGGGCGAACACGCCGAACTGCGCATCGACCTGTCTGGAGTGCCGCTGCGCCTGCCCGTGCCGGACGCGCTGCCCGACGCTCTGCGCCACGCGGCGGGCAGCACCATCACCCTGCGCATCGCCGCCGCGCAGGCTTTGCTTTACCCTGCGACGACAACGACAACAACCGAGGAACTGGCCGTATGA
- a CDS encoding PhoX family phosphatase: MTQIPTLSRRQALKLFTGAPLLPLAGGLSAASFLTACGGSSGTAAATPQPGPAQAATPTAASFSSMAAPALADAAAMATTSVASSLRVAYSNGSTQTYKLGYQPMFITGDQVPNLLGGTILAGGCFDIDGNPIIDKSVPGQERPFYSDCPDGMSLLQTIAGADKAKLGVKGNVVFAVVQFEYTTRDQAQASQYGRLLSPIAVLTLDQEPTTGKLTLARYSNVPTKPAYGLWITCGASLSPWNTHLSSEEYEPDAFAIANNSQFKAFITNLYGDANAVSDPVKANPYLYGHLPEVKVNPDGTGSVVKHFCLGRISHELVHVCPDQRTVLMGDDATNGGAFMFVADQSADLSSGTLYVAKATQTLGNGPGAFTLNWIKLGSATSAEIEQLAKTLKPTDIMDVATTNPNDPSFTKIRLSGKDNWVRLKPGMDKAAAFLETHRYAALVGGSMSFTKWEGTTVNAKDKVAYIAMSYIQASMIDGTTDIKVQGPRAGATYAMNLKTGQKDVSAMAIASDWVPVDMAPPAALVGEDLAAPDALGNLANADKVANPDNLKFSEKLRTLFIGEDSGMHVNNFLWAYNVDTRQLSRILSCPAGAESTGLQGVDDVNGWTYILSNFQHPADWETPLHDKIKSTLDPLIRANYKDRYGAAVGYITGLPQTTKA; this comes from the coding sequence ATGACCCAAATCCCCACCTTGTCGCGCCGGCAAGCACTCAAGCTGTTCACCGGCGCCCCCCTGTTGCCGCTGGCCGGCGGCCTCAGCGCAGCCTCCTTCTTGACGGCCTGCGGCGGCAGTTCCGGCACCGCGGCGGCCACACCGCAACCTGGCCCAGCCCAGGCCGCCACGCCCACTGCGGCCAGTTTCAGCTCCATGGCCGCCCCGGCTCTGGCCGATGCCGCCGCGATGGCCACCACCAGCGTGGCCTCCAGCCTTCGAGTGGCATACAGCAATGGCAGCACGCAAACCTACAAGCTTGGCTACCAGCCGATGTTCATCACTGGAGACCAGGTGCCCAATCTGCTGGGCGGCACCATCCTCGCCGGCGGTTGTTTCGACATCGACGGCAACCCCATCATCGACAAATCCGTACCCGGGCAGGAGCGCCCGTTCTATTCCGACTGTCCCGATGGGATGAGCCTGTTGCAGACGATTGCCGGCGCCGACAAGGCCAAGCTCGGCGTCAAGGGCAATGTGGTGTTTGCCGTCGTGCAGTTCGAGTACACCACGCGCGACCAGGCGCAAGCCAGCCAGTACGGCCGCCTGCTCTCGCCGATCGCCGTGCTCACGCTCGACCAAGAGCCGACCACCGGCAAGCTCACCTTGGCCAGGTACTCCAACGTGCCGACCAAGCCGGCGTATGGCCTGTGGATCACCTGCGGCGCCAGCCTGTCGCCGTGGAACACACACCTCAGCAGCGAGGAATACGAGCCCGACGCCTTCGCCATCGCCAACAACAGCCAGTTCAAGGCGTTCATCACCAATCTCTACGGCGACGCCAACGCCGTGAGCGATCCGGTCAAGGCCAACCCCTACCTCTACGGCCACCTGCCCGAGGTCAAGGTCAACCCCGACGGCACCGGCAGCGTGGTCAAGCATTTCTGTCTGGGCCGCATTTCGCACGAGCTGGTGCACGTCTGCCCGGATCAGCGCACCGTGCTGATGGGCGACGACGCGACCAACGGCGGGGCCTTCATGTTCGTCGCCGATCAGTCGGCCGATCTGTCCTCGGGCACGCTGTACGTGGCCAAGGCGACGCAGACCTTGGGCAACGGTCCTGGCGCATTCACGCTCAATTGGATCAAGCTTGGCAGTGCCACCAGCGCCGAAATCGAGCAGTTGGCCAAGACCCTCAAGCCCACCGACATCATGGACGTGGCCACGACCAATCCCAATGATCCGAGCTTCACCAAGATCCGTTTGTCCGGCAAGGACAACTGGGTGAGGCTCAAGCCCGGCATGGACAAAGCGGCAGCCTTCCTTGAGACGCACCGCTATGCGGCGCTGGTGGGCGGATCGATGAGCTTTACCAAATGGGAAGGCACGACGGTCAATGCCAAGGATAAGGTCGCCTACATCGCGATGAGCTACATCCAGGCCTCGATGATCGATGGCACCACCGACATCAAGGTCCAGGGCCCGCGTGCAGGCGCTACTTATGCGATGAACCTGAAGACGGGGCAGAAGGACGTGAGCGCCATGGCGATTGCCAGCGACTGGGTGCCGGTGGACATGGCGCCGCCCGCCGCCTTGGTGGGTGAGGATCTGGCCGCACCGGACGCGCTGGGCAATCTGGCCAACGCCGACAAGGTCGCCAACCCCGACAACCTCAAGTTCTCGGAAAAGCTGCGCACCCTGTTCATCGGCGAAGACAGTGGCATGCACGTCAACAACTTCCTGTGGGCCTACAACGTCGACACCAGGCAACTCAGCCGCATTCTGTCGTGCCCCGCGGGGGCCGAGTCCACCGGTTTGCAAGGCGTGGACGACGTCAACGGCTGGACCTACATCCTGAGCAATTTCCAGCACCCGGCCGACTGGGAAACGCCATTGCACGACAAGATCAAGTCCACGCTCGACCCGCTGATCAGGGCCAACTACAAAGACCGCTACGGTGCGGCAGTCGGTTACATCACCGGGCTGCCGCAAACAACCAAGGCTTGA
- a CDS encoding MotA/TolQ/ExbB proton channel family protein, whose amino-acid sequence MSFDTLTHIAQTSGGILYIMLVLLFVALAVTVERFWTLSRMLDSAKTWVRELKGHAHVDAKSLKGLVEANADTPAAQVVAVALHHDMSDAIEHFSSRLEEAVMDQAPRIDHGLWVLDTIVTLAPLLGLLGTIIGMFNTFSALANPGAASQAVTGGVGEALVATAAGLFIAVLGLVAFNALNQRVRLLMHQLERIKLMLANRMVPHYREGGVRGPARHPVVTPVSPNRVAPAGALGQALQQKIA is encoded by the coding sequence ATGTCATTCGACACGCTCACCCACATCGCCCAGACTTCGGGCGGCATTCTCTACATCATGCTGGTCTTGCTGTTCGTGGCTCTGGCGGTGACCGTGGAGCGTTTCTGGACCCTCTCGCGCATGCTGGACTCGGCCAAGACCTGGGTGCGTGAACTGAAGGGCCACGCGCATGTGGACGCCAAATCACTCAAAGGCCTGGTCGAGGCGAACGCCGATACACCGGCGGCGCAGGTGGTGGCCGTGGCGCTGCATCACGATATGAGCGACGCCATCGAGCACTTTTCCAGCCGCCTGGAAGAGGCCGTGATGGACCAGGCGCCGCGCATCGACCACGGGCTGTGGGTGCTCGACACCATCGTCACCCTGGCGCCGCTGCTGGGCCTGCTGGGCACCATCATCGGCATGTTCAACACCTTCTCGGCGCTGGCCAATCCGGGGGCGGCTTCGCAGGCCGTCACCGGCGGCGTGGGCGAGGCGCTGGTGGCCACGGCCGCCGGGCTGTTCATCGCCGTGCTCGGCCTGGTGGCGTTCAACGCGCTGAACCAGCGCGTGCGCCTGCTGATGCACCAGCTCGAACGCATCAAGCTGATGCTGGCCAACCGCATGGTGCCGCACTACCGCGAAGGCGGCGTGCGCGGCCCCGCGCGGCATCCGGTCGTCACCCCGGTCAGCCCCAACCGCGTCGCGCCTGCCGGCGCCCTGGGCCAGGCGCTGCAACAAAAAATTGCCTGA
- a CDS encoding iron ABC transporter permease, with the protein MTARNPDLRWLAEPALASTHAPSGTRTAGRRWGLRVGLLLATVAFAALWAYPLLGFLFTAFLPHVLQGDLRPTLAPLRHAFQGYELHALFNSLWVALTVGVLSLPFGLWLAWLRERTDLRGRGWIEAGVWLLLIFPDFFLASGWMLLAAPIGPLAAWPTALHAAQLLLGPVGIILTLALKVVPYVFLVAQGSLRNSSAALQEAARVHGLSRLWRLRLGLAALLPALAAGFAMAYAESLRNFAVVATLGASSGFTMGTYAIYQAVNGMPLNFPLAAATSWLLLALVLPALVLQSRVGRRARQHQTLGAKHRPAARVRLQTSHQLLHGALLLALALFALALPTFAALGVAWPKAGWAQIAASLPPLLAAIRYSLQLAWVAASITVFIALPMAWLTARPGRLGRVLDVALLAMMALPLIVLAAAYLQAYNQPYAPLYGGSLLLGMAYVALAVPATSRVLLGPVAQLHRSLADAARVHGLSRLQTLRHVHLPLLAGSLFYGWLLAVLSIAFELPASELLYPAGHPPLAVALLQYAGGFQLHQQARLQVLGMAVLLAFALLARWAYQRLTPVAWRQLGTP; encoded by the coding sequence ATGACTGCCCGCAATCCAGACCTGCGCTGGCTGGCCGAACCCGCCTTGGCGTCGACGCACGCGCCCAGCGGCACGCGCACCGCTGGGCGCCGCTGGGGCTTGCGTGTCGGCTTACTGCTGGCCACTGTGGCGTTTGCCGCACTGTGGGCCTATCCCCTGCTGGGCTTCTTGTTCACGGCTTTCTTGCCGCATGTACTGCAGGGTGATCTGCGGCCAACGCTTGCCCCGCTGCGCCACGCCTTCCAGGGCTATGAACTGCATGCGCTGTTCAACTCGCTGTGGGTGGCGCTCACCGTGGGCGTGCTTTCGCTGCCCTTCGGCCTGTGGTTGGCCTGGCTGCGCGAGCGCACCGATCTGCGCGGACGCGGCTGGATCGAAGCCGGGGTGTGGCTGCTGCTCATCTTCCCGGACTTTTTCCTCGCCTCGGGCTGGATGCTGCTGGCCGCGCCCATCGGCCCGCTGGCTGCATGGCCCACGGCCTTGCACGCCGCGCAACTGCTGCTGGGCCCGGTGGGCATCATCCTCACCCTGGCCCTCAAGGTCGTGCCCTATGTATTTCTGGTGGCGCAAGGCAGCCTGCGCAACAGCAGCGCCGCGCTGCAGGAAGCCGCGCGGGTGCACGGCCTGTCGCGTCTGTGGCGGCTGCGCCTGGGGCTGGCCGCGCTGCTGCCCGCACTGGCCGCCGGCTTCGCCATGGCCTACGCCGAGTCGCTGCGCAACTTTGCGGTGGTGGCCACGTTGGGAGCGAGCAGCGGCTTCACCATGGGCACGTATGCCATCTATCAGGCGGTGAACGGCATGCCGCTGAACTTCCCCTTGGCGGCGGCAACGTCCTGGCTGCTGCTGGCGCTGGTGCTGCCCGCACTGGTGCTGCAAAGCCGCGTGGGGCGGCGCGCCCGCCAGCATCAAACCCTGGGTGCCAAGCACCGGCCTGCCGCGCGGGTGCGGCTGCAAACCAGCCACCAACTGCTGCATGGCGCTTTGCTCTTGGCGCTGGCCTTGTTTGCATTGGCTTTACCCACTTTCGCGGCGCTCGGCGTGGCGTGGCCGAAGGCGGGCTGGGCGCAGATTGCCGCTTCGCTCCCTCCATTGCTTGCCGCCATCCGCTATTCGCTGCAACTGGCTTGGGTCGCAGCCAGCATCACCGTGTTCATTGCCCTGCCGATGGCCTGGCTGACTGCCCGCCCTGGGCGCTTGGGCCGCGTGCTCGATGTCGCCTTGCTGGCGATGATGGCGCTGCCGCTCATCGTCCTTGCCGCCGCCTATCTGCAGGCCTACAACCAGCCGTATGCGCCGCTGTATGGCGGCAGTCTGCTGCTGGGCATGGCTTATGTGGCGCTGGCGGTGCCGGCCACCAGCCGGGTGCTGCTGGGGCCGGTGGCGCAGTTGCACCGCTCGCTGGCCGATGCCGCCCGGGTGCATGGGCTGTCGCGTCTGCAGACCCTGCGCCATGTGCATCTGCCGCTGCTGGCCGGCTCGCTGTTCTACGGCTGGCTGCTGGCGGTGCTGTCGATTGCGTTCGAGCTGCCCGCCTCCGAATTGCTCTACCCCGCAGGACACCCGCCGCTGGCCGTCGCCCTGCTGCAATATGCGGGCGGCTTCCAGCTGCACCAGCAGGCGCGCTTGCAGGTGCTGGGCATGGCCGTGCTGCTGGCCTTCGCCTTGCTGGCGCGCTGGGCCTATCAGCGCCTCACCCCCGTGGCCTGGCGACAACTCGGCACCCCCTGA
- a CDS encoding biopolymer transporter ExbD: MKYFEVKKARIEIIPMIDIMFFLLVFFIMVTLHMIPDAGIASRLPTSATAQAMPKPQITLAVDKAGVIHFDQRALTPAQLTAMLKSRPQPGALQVTLAGDKDTSLQQLMAVMDACRQAGVTKIGLATRQGGGSGS, encoded by the coding sequence ATGAAGTATTTCGAAGTCAAGAAAGCCCGCATCGAGATCATTCCGATGATCGACATCATGTTTTTCCTGCTGGTGTTCTTCATCATGGTGACGCTGCACATGATTCCCGACGCCGGCATCGCCTCGCGCCTGCCCACCAGCGCCACCGCCCAGGCCATGCCCAAGCCGCAGATCACCCTGGCGGTGGACAAGGCGGGCGTGATCCATTTCGACCAGAGGGCACTCACCCCGGCGCAGCTCACCGCCATGCTCAAGAGCCGGCCGCAGCCGGGTGCACTGCAGGTGACCCTGGCCGGAGACAAGGACACCTCGCTGCAGCAGCTCATGGCGGTGATGGACGCCTGCCGCCAGGCGGGAGTGACGAAGATCGGCCTGGCGACGCGGCAGGGCGGAGGCAGCGGCTCATGA
- a CDS encoding ABC transporter substrate-binding protein — translation MASTSRRTSKLACRFARQLATATLLGLGASAQAQAATLTVYGAMGYDQHVAQAFTQATGIPVNLIHLSTGPLLARVQAESGNPQWDVLWLDGNQAMQTFATQGLLQCGWTPAVRYTALGRQLVPPSHCWQPVGVTYAGVILYNPRTIAQADWPKTWADLAKPALRGKVGMDNPAISGPTYPLVAGLLQHLGDTPGKAYFERLKANGLKVFPTNSVTLRALQYGQIDAAVVQSSAAIGFLHEMPALHIATPAPATVLPSDLAIGKQVSGTLQQQARRFVQWVLSPAGQAAMQQGDADADSNDLPLLEGVAPLPSLKLLGRVQPLVLDPAVWGLREPQVIDWFTAQIAR, via the coding sequence ATGGCCTCGACATCACGCCGCACAAGCAAGCTGGCTTGCCGCTTTGCACGCCAGCTTGCCACGGCCACGCTGCTCGGCCTTGGCGCGTCAGCGCAGGCACAAGCCGCCACCCTCACCGTCTATGGCGCGATGGGCTACGACCAGCATGTCGCGCAAGCCTTCACCCAGGCCACCGGCATTCCCGTCAACCTCATTCACCTCAGCACCGGCCCGCTGCTGGCGCGGGTGCAGGCTGAAAGCGGCAACCCGCAATGGGACGTGCTCTGGCTGGACGGCAACCAGGCGATGCAGACCTTCGCCACGCAAGGCCTGCTGCAATGCGGCTGGACACCTGCCGTGCGCTACACCGCGCTGGGCCGGCAACTCGTGCCGCCCAGCCATTGCTGGCAGCCGGTGGGCGTGACCTATGCCGGGGTCATCCTCTACAACCCCAGGACCATCGCGCAGGCCGATTGGCCCAAGACCTGGGCCGACCTCGCCAAGCCCGCGCTGCGCGGCAAGGTGGGCATGGACAACCCGGCCATCTCCGGCCCCACCTATCCGCTGGTCGCGGGCCTGCTGCAACACCTGGGGGACACGCCGGGCAAGGCATATTTCGAGCGTCTCAAAGCCAACGGCTTGAAGGTGTTTCCCACCAACAGCGTGACCCTGCGCGCGCTGCAGTACGGCCAGATCGACGCCGCCGTGGTGCAAAGCTCGGCGGCCATCGGCTTCCTGCACGAGATGCCCGCGCTGCACATTGCCACACCCGCACCCGCCACCGTGTTGCCGTCCGATCTGGCCATCGGCAAGCAGGTGTCGGGCACGCTGCAGCAGCAAGCGCGGCGCTTCGTGCAATGGGTGCTGTCGCCTGCAGGACAGGCCGCGATGCAGCAAGGCGACGCCGATGCCGACTCCAACGATCTGCCCTTGCTCGAAGGCGTCGCGCCCCTGCCCAGCCTGAAGCTGCTGGGCAGGGTGCAGCCGCTGGTGCTCGACCCGGCCGTATGGGGATTGAGAGAGCCGCAGGTGATCGACTGGTTCACCGCGCAGATCGCACGCTGA